In Lotus japonicus ecotype B-129 chromosome 5, LjGifu_v1.2, one genomic interval encodes:
- the LOC130717995 gene encoding histone H2B.3-like: MAKGEKKPAEKKPAAEKAPPAKAEKKVPTKDAASVDKKKKKKSKSVETYKIYIFKVLKQVHPDIGISSKAMGIMNSFINDIFEKLAQESSRLARYNKKPTITSREIQTAVRLVLPGELAKHAVSEGTKAVTKFTSS, from the coding sequence ATGGCCAAGGGCGAGAAGAAGCCAGCGGAGAAGAAGCCCGCCGCCGAGAAGGCACCACCGGCGAAGGCGGAGAAGAAGGTCCCGACGAAGGACGCGGCCTCCGttgacaagaagaagaagaagaagtcgaAGAGCGTCGAGACCTACAAGATCTACATCTTCAAGGTGCTGAAGCAGGTTCACCCTGACATTGGAATCTCCAGCAAGGCTATGGGGATCATGAATAGCTTCATCAATGATATCTTTGAGAAGCTTGCTCAGGAGTCTTCGAGACTTGCGAGGTACAACAAGAAGCCTACCATCACCTCGAGGGAGATTCAGACTGCTGTTCGCCTTGTGCTTCCCGGTGAGCTTGCTAAGCATGCTGTCTCTGAGGGTACCAAGGCTGTTACGAAGTTTACCAGCTCTTGA